Proteins encoded by one window of Winogradskyella sp. PG-2:
- a CDS encoding SIMPL domain-containing protein, translated as MKKSNLAFMLIILCCCFLTAQHKGNYNQITRDISRQNILTSGNAQIYNPTVQRQIHKVLQASNVVKIDVKALQNVSATTSTAVFNLSQIGPSAEVTNDLMKKRIDSIKMQLNAKGISQKNIAIDVISFIPIYEVEVTKKLFSKTYTEVPKGFELQQNIHIQFTKTNQFEAILEACAKSEVYNLVKVDYFIENIQEVYKNLQDQLLKLIEDKKTYYKVLGFDLAEYNVAIADDKYCYFPKDFYQSYQAYNSVSFDALKKGKAITSVKKQTSYYYQPLTYESYDVVINPSILEPVVQIGMNIKLVFTPKPKEKKQQPITKTEIDHKYYVISPNGTIDVKELNTKN; from the coding sequence ATGAAAAAAAGCAATTTAGCATTTATGCTAATCATTCTTTGCTGTTGTTTTTTAACAGCTCAGCATAAAGGAAATTACAACCAAATCACAAGAGACATTTCTCGTCAGAATATTTTAACTTCTGGGAATGCTCAGATTTATAACCCAACTGTTCAGCGCCAAATTCACAAAGTCTTACAAGCTAGTAACGTTGTAAAAATTGACGTAAAAGCACTTCAAAATGTAAGCGCTACCACTAGTACTGCAGTGTTTAATCTATCTCAGATTGGACCATCAGCAGAGGTCACTAATGATTTGATGAAAAAACGTATTGACAGCATCAAAATGCAGTTAAATGCTAAAGGTATTTCTCAAAAAAATATTGCTATTGATGTCATTTCATTTATACCAATTTATGAAGTAGAAGTCACTAAAAAATTATTTAGCAAAACCTATACAGAGGTGCCAAAAGGTTTTGAATTACAGCAAAATATTCATATTCAATTCACCAAAACAAATCAATTTGAAGCTATTTTAGAAGCTTGCGCAAAAAGTGAAGTTTACAACCTTGTTAAAGTGGATTACTTTATTGAGAATATTCAGGAAGTTTATAAAAATCTTCAAGATCAACTTCTTAAACTCATAGAAGATAAAAAAACTTACTATAAAGTTTTAGGCTTTGATTTAGCTGAATACAATGTTGCTATTGCAGATGACAAATACTGTTATTTTCCAAAAGATTTTTATCAAAGCTACCAAGCCTATAATAGTGTGTCTTTCGATGCATTAAAAAAAGGGAAAGCAATTACTAGTGTTAAAAAACAAACGTCTTACTATTACCAACCATTAACCTATGAAAGTTACGATGTGGTTATAAACCCTTCGATTCTAGAACCTGTCGTTCAAATTGGTATGAATATAAAACTGGTTTTCACTCCAAAACCTAAAGAGAAAAAACAACAACCTATTACCAAAACAGAAATAGATCATAAATACTATGTGATATCCCCAAATGGAACTATTGATGTAAAAGAATTAAATACTAAAAATTAG
- a CDS encoding VWA domain-containing protein, with product MKTKIKFLNLVVSLTIMTACNANSKTKTQDLAISETVIETKSKSENREIKVALLLDTSNSMDGLIDQAKAQLWEIVNELSYAKCEDKSPNLKIAVYEYGNDNLNAEEGYLRQVITFSNDLDEISKSLFSLTTNGGNEFCGKVITTALNQLEWGESDN from the coding sequence ATGAAAACAAAAATTAAATTTTTAAACCTTGTAGTGAGTCTAACAATAATGACAGCTTGCAATGCAAATTCTAAAACTAAAACACAAGATTTAGCAATTTCAGAAACTGTAATTGAAACTAAATCAAAATCTGAAAATCGAGAAATAAAAGTCGCCTTATTATTAGATACTAGTAATAGCATGGATGGTTTAATTGACCAAGCTAAAGCACAGCTTTGGGAAATTGTAAACGAATTGTCTTATGCCAAATGTGAAGACAAAAGTCCTAATCTAAAAATTGCTGTCTATGAATATGGTAATGATAATCTTAATGCTGAAGAAGGTTACTTAAGGCAGGTTATCACTTTTAGTAATGATTTAGATGAAATTTCAAAGTCGCTATTCTCATTAACAACAAATGGTGGGAATGAATTTTGCGGAAAAGTGATTACAACAGCTCTTAATCAGTTAGAATGGGGGGAAAGCGATAATTGA
- a CDS encoding type IX secretion system membrane protein PorP/SprF, with product MRLKKFCLVAFIAFVANFSFAQEGIPIYSDYLTDNYYLIHPSMAGVANCAKVRLTARQQWFGVDDAPSLQTVSMNGKLGDTPVGLGGILFNDSNGYHSTVGGYATFAYHLMFSRNEIDLNMLSFGLSAGFLQYKLDETEFLAPGEFDQAIAGIEQSATNFNVDFGFSYHFLDFYAHFTAKNILENEGINWNRGNNQFQFKNLRTYLFSAGYTFGKFGSDWTYEPSIMFMHRDATEESSIDINAKAYKKMDFGKVWGGLSYRRSLDGAEFASGSGVSSQKLQYITPFIGVDYNQFVFAYTYSYQANTINFNTGGFHQITLGYNFNCKREKYECNCPAIN from the coding sequence ATGAGATTAAAAAAGTTTTGTTTAGTAGCATTTATAGCTTTTGTAGCAAATTTTAGTTTTGCGCAAGAGGGTATTCCGATTTATTCGGATTATTTAACTGATAATTATTACTTAATTCATCCTTCAATGGCTGGTGTTGCAAATTGTGCTAAAGTTAGATTAACAGCCAGACAACAATGGTTTGGTGTTGATGATGCTCCTAGCTTGCAAACTGTAAGTATGAATGGAAAATTAGGGGATACACCAGTTGGACTTGGTGGAATTCTTTTTAATGATTCTAATGGATATCATTCTACAGTTGGTGGGTATGCGACTTTTGCTTACCACTTAATGTTTTCACGAAATGAGATAGATTTAAATATGCTTTCTTTTGGTTTAAGTGCTGGATTTTTGCAGTACAAATTAGATGAAACAGAGTTTTTAGCTCCTGGTGAGTTTGATCAGGCTATTGCAGGAATTGAACAAAGTGCTACAAATTTTAATGTTGACTTTGGTTTTTCTTATCACTTTTTAGATTTTTATGCTCACTTTACGGCTAAAAATATTTTGGAGAATGAGGGTATCAACTGGAATCGTGGAAATAATCAGTTTCAATTTAAAAACTTGAGAACCTATTTGTTTTCTGCAGGATATACATTCGGTAAGTTTGGTAGTGATTGGACATATGAACCTTCTATAATGTTTATGCACAGAGATGCTACAGAGGAATCTTCAATTGATATTAACGCTAAGGCTTATAAGAAAATGGATTTTGGTAAAGTTTGGGGAGGTTTATCTTATAGACGAAGTTTAGATGGCGCAGAATTTGCCAGTGGATCTGGTGTAAGTAGCCAAAAATTACAATATATAACACCATTTATTGGTGTAGATTATAATCAGTTTGTGTTTGCATATACATATTCATATCAAGCCAATACAATTAATTTCAATACAGGTGGTTTTCACCAAATAACTTTAGGTTATAACTTTAATTGTAAACGTGAGAAGTATGAGTGTAACTGTCCTGCAATAAATTAA
- a CDS encoding choice-of-anchor L domain-containing protein: MKKILYIMILIVNSIGFSQDVSMQNGTFNRCAPDKFYDSGGEFGNYSLDENFVTTICPQNADEFIILNFTSFSTQGGLNVDTMNIYDGDDTSANLIGSFSGPTTSPGMVSATTANTSGCLTVEFISNDSGTADGWVADILCATPCQDIVASIDSTTPIPNGSGVIGILPGDTVDFSGSATFSLDGTNATYDWNFGDTNTATGNDVSNTFANPGTYVVTLTVKDDNPQVCIDTETITVFVLGPNVVVDQDLFTPEQLIEDVLINSDCAEITDIVWSTGTTFNSFEPNGIGYFFGDGINFPFEDGIILSSGDANIAAGPNSGVGESSGGIGWPGDPDLDVVAGTNTTNATFIQFNFIPFADSISFEFIMASEEYDMGNFECTFSDAFAFLLTDSAGNTSNLAVLPGTNTPILVTNIHPFNGNCPAINEEFFGEYIPVLSPPIGYDGRTTVFTAQADVIPGENYTIKLVIGDDGNGGSDTQLDSGVFLRAGSFDLGGNLGDDITIAAGTAECGGNEIMLDTGIPAADHVWYFEGVEIPGETGSTIMVGDTGTYTVDFIFTGVSGACQSTDDILVEFRPSPTANPAVNLVECSATGTAEFMLLDNDDDVLGTQSAADFVVSYHLTPENAMDNVGALPANYTNITNPQTIWARMADNSQSCYDIISFSLSASTQPTINVVNNLMVCDDFSNDGFEDFDLGLQTATILGSQSPTDFTVTYHTSIVDAEMGVGALPDLYTNTSNSQDIYVRIESVSDSNCYNVTGSVDFTLTVNTRAIGNMPENMMTCDDVSNDGVEQFDLSTQEADILAGQDPSIYNVSFHDTQDDADNNEGALPTLYSNTDPNIETVYVRVEDPLHPDCYGTTSFDLIVNPLPIVSSVTPLQVCDDDTDGFVGFPLSTKEAELLNGQTGIEVSFHENMSGAEMDTAEIFDGYINTTANNDTVYVRLENTMTSCYNVTALPLEVLENPIANPTTPLEVCDDDNDGLATFNLSLRDVEVIGTQTGMVVNYYDTEAEAIAGNNPLANNYSNIVAGSQVIYARIENDVTGCYATTTLQLIVNPLPTTIEIGDYELCDENNPGDGQELFNLTTKDAEIINGQVNVTVAYYGNQMDADLGINEITTLYANTISNPQEVFAVLTNTLTNCSSNISFDLVVNPLPSLIAPTALEVCDDATPDGLTEMDLSLKNIEITGNNPSYAVSYYENLSDAQSETSPLPTLYTNTSNGQIIYVRVEDTGTGCYDTTTLELVVEQAPIANPIPTALTYCDPDNDGFGVFMLTDADNDITGGAAGLTVSYHETYANADNNVDAIDTTVDYNNIVVDEQTLYARVESATIATACATLVELQLIVEPSPQIIEPTPLEECDDISADGFASFDLTTKADEVLNGADATDYIVSYYETPENANDANNPIANPTAYTNTENTQTIWIRVEDSSTAGGCYKVTSLVLKVNPLPVLVQPSPLEECDVNNPGDESEAFMLDDARDEILNGQTGITLTYYETQADADAATSPIGSSYTNTSNAQTIYVRAENDDTGCYSTITLTLRVDPIPSPEPDPDPIEVCDDDNDGFAEFDLEQRTIEIINGELDVVISYHETEEEANLGDNPITGLYTNIMANSQMIYVRSENTITGCYSLTLNTLELIVVPSPEVPTDIAPYVLCDDDANGMTQFDLTTKASEILGTQSATDVILTYHLSAAAAEAGNSAIINVGNYTNTMNPQVIYVRLFNPTTGCQDTGEFELQVELPPVAVQPTPLEDCDDLGESPGDEMTTFDLTLKDAEITGGNASWSVDYYETDADAQSQMNAIPDPTQYTNTSIGGLPQNPQTLYVVVTDTDTGCVDFTTMTIRVLPNPTPTDILPDLVLCDDINTGDGEEVFDLTENEILLLNGEVGVTPTYHETPEDADSGSNPILDPINYTNTQTPQTIYVRVTNDVTGCYTIVDFALIVNPLPAVIAVTDFIQCELNTDGIDSFDLTTKDAEVLNGQDPMEFVVTYHESLLDAEAEMNALVSPYTNLTNPQEIFVTITNTVTGCSISTQRFNIQVDEAAQANPDMEAIVYEECDDNMGTDGNPSNDSVQFDLATRDPEVLDGQDPANYIVTYYATEDDANLNVNPLPNLYENIVNPQVIYARVDNNTLTVISINLDLAGLATGLDLDGDGTIDTYDADADGVFDLIDVDGDGISDAIDTNADGFIDFVDVDGDGQGDPVDITNDGVFDNQVDGSICFEVAELTLQVNPLPEFDLEDSYILCIDTNGTEVLSSPVLDTGLSETDYSFEWSYNGAILPTETGSSLAPTQGGTYSVIVTDISTSSVTSCVNMDSTEVIESAPPSLTAEVVTQLFGDNNVIEAVATGIGDYEYSLDNGPWQDSGVFTNVSSGIRIITARDKIGCGLVSVEVQVIDYPLYFTPNGDGNHDTWNIEGIGSSAKIYIFDRYGKLLKQLSPTGSGWDGTFNGSLMPTSDYWFTVIYNEPINGNQKEFKAHFTLKR; the protein is encoded by the coding sequence ATGAAAAAGATCCTCTATATAATGATCCTGATAGTTAATTCTATTGGGTTTTCACAAGATGTATCTATGCAAAATGGTACTTTTAACCGTTGTGCTCCCGATAAATTTTATGACTCTGGTGGTGAATTTGGTAATTACAGTTTGGATGAAAACTTTGTTACGACAATATGCCCTCAAAATGCAGATGAGTTTATTATTCTTAATTTCACATCATTCAGTACTCAAGGAGGACTTAATGTAGACACCATGAATATCTATGATGGTGATGATACTTCCGCTAATTTAATAGGGAGTTTTTCTGGGCCTACTACAAGTCCGGGAATGGTATCTGCTACAACTGCTAATACTTCAGGTTGTTTGACTGTAGAATTTATTTCTAATGATTCAGGTACCGCAGATGGTTGGGTTGCAGATATTCTTTGTGCTACTCCATGTCAAGACATTGTTGCTTCAATAGATAGTACTACTCCAATACCTAATGGATCTGGTGTTATAGGGATTTTACCTGGTGATACAGTAGATTTTTCTGGTAGTGCTACGTTTTCCCTTGATGGTACTAATGCAACTTATGATTGGAATTTTGGTGATACAAATACAGCAACTGGTAATGATGTTTCTAATACATTTGCAAATCCAGGTACTTATGTAGTTACATTAACCGTAAAAGATGATAACCCTCAAGTATGCATAGATACAGAAACTATAACAGTTTTTGTTCTAGGTCCAAACGTAGTTGTTGATCAAGATTTATTTACCCCAGAGCAACTTATAGAAGATGTCTTAATAAATAGCGATTGTGCAGAAATAACTGATATTGTGTGGTCTACAGGAACTACCTTTAATTCATTTGAACCAAATGGAATTGGTTATTTTTTTGGGGATGGGATTAATTTTCCATTTGAAGATGGTATAATTCTTTCATCAGGTGATGCTAATATAGCTGCTGGGCCAAATAGTGGTGTAGGTGAAAGTTCTGGCGGAATTGGTTGGCCAGGTGACCCTGACTTGGATGTAGTTGCTGGCACAAATACTACCAATGCGACTTTTATACAATTTAATTTTATTCCATTTGCCGACAGTATAAGTTTTGAGTTCATAATGGCCTCAGAAGAATATGATATGGGTAATTTTGAATGTACATTTTCAGACGCTTTTGCTTTTTTATTAACGGATTCTGCGGGTAATACATCTAATTTAGCAGTACTCCCAGGAACTAATACACCAATTTTAGTAACTAATATTCACCCTTTTAATGGTAATTGTCCAGCAATCAATGAAGAATTTTTTGGAGAATATATTCCAGTGCTTAGCCCTCCAATCGGCTACGATGGACGAACAACTGTTTTTACAGCCCAAGCTGATGTAATTCCTGGTGAAAACTATACAATAAAGTTGGTTATTGGTGATGATGGCAATGGTGGTTCAGATACACAACTTGATTCGGGCGTATTCCTAAGAGCTGGAAGTTTTGATTTAGGAGGTAATTTAGGTGATGATATTACCATTGCTGCAGGTACAGCAGAGTGCGGTGGAAATGAGATTATGCTGGATACAGGTATTCCCGCGGCTGATCATGTATGGTATTTTGAAGGTGTTGAAATTCCTGGGGAAACGGGATCTACTATTATGGTTGGGGATACAGGTACTTATACCGTTGACTTTATTTTTACAGGTGTTTCAGGTGCTTGCCAATCTACAGATGATATTTTGGTTGAGTTTAGACCTAGTCCAACAGCAAATCCGGCTGTAAATCTAGTAGAATGTAGTGCAACTGGAACAGCTGAGTTTATGTTGTTAGATAATGACGATGATGTTTTAGGAACACAAAGTGCAGCTGATTTTGTTGTAAGCTATCACCTTACACCGGAAAATGCAATGGATAATGTTGGTGCTTTACCAGCTAACTATACGAATATTACTAATCCACAAACTATTTGGGCTCGTATGGCTGATAATTCCCAATCATGCTATGATATAATTTCATTCTCATTATCTGCTTCCACTCAACCAACGATTAACGTTGTAAATAATTTAATGGTTTGTGATGATTTTAGTAATGATGGTTTTGAGGATTTTGATTTAGGTTTACAGACTGCTACGATATTAGGTAGTCAAAGTCCGACTGATTTCACGGTGACTTATCACACGAGTATTGTAGATGCAGAGATGGGTGTAGGAGCCTTACCAGATTTGTATACCAATACGAGTAATTCGCAAGATATCTATGTAAGAATAGAGAGTGTAAGTGACAGTAATTGTTATAACGTTACAGGGTCAGTCGATTTCACATTAACAGTCAACACACGAGCGATAGGCAATATGCCAGAAAATATGATGACCTGTGATGATGTAAGTAACGATGGTGTAGAGCAATTTGATTTATCGACCCAAGAAGCAGATATACTAGCAGGTCAAGACCCATCGATTTACAATGTATCGTTTCATGATACCCAAGACGATGCGGATAATAATGAAGGAGCCTTACCGACGCTTTATAGTAATACAGATCCAAATATTGAGACTGTTTATGTAAGAGTAGAAGACCCTTTACATCCAGACTGTTATGGTACGACAAGTTTTGATTTAATTGTCAATCCATTACCAATAGTATCATCAGTAACACCATTACAAGTATGTGATGACGACACGGATGGTTTTGTAGGCTTCCCATTAAGTACTAAAGAAGCGGAGCTATTAAATGGACAAACAGGAATAGAAGTATCGTTCCATGAGAATATGTCAGGGGCAGAGATGGATACAGCAGAAATTTTTGATGGTTATATCAATACGACGGCAAATAACGACACTGTATATGTAAGATTAGAGAATACAATGACCAGTTGTTATAATGTCACTGCATTGCCACTCGAAGTTTTAGAAAACCCAATAGCCAATCCAACGACACCTTTAGAAGTTTGTGATGATGATAATGATGGTTTAGCCACTTTCAATTTAAGTTTACGTGATGTAGAGGTTATAGGAACACAAACAGGAATGGTGGTAAATTACTATGATACTGAAGCAGAAGCTATAGCAGGTAATAATCCATTAGCAAACAATTATAGTAATATAGTAGCAGGATCTCAAGTTATCTATGCACGAATAGAAAATGATGTTACAGGTTGTTATGCTACGACAACCTTACAATTAATTGTTAACCCACTACCAACAACTATAGAGATTGGTGATTATGAGTTGTGTGACGAGAATAATCCAGGTGATGGACAAGAGTTATTTAATCTCACTACCAAAGATGCAGAAATAATAAACGGCCAAGTTAATGTTACGGTAGCTTACTATGGAAATCAGATGGATGCCGATTTAGGAATTAATGAGATTACTACATTATATGCAAATACGATAAGCAACCCTCAAGAAGTATTTGCAGTACTGACCAATACACTCACTAATTGTAGTTCTAACATTAGCTTTGATTTAGTAGTTAATCCATTACCATCCTTAATCGCACCTACCGCTTTAGAGGTTTGTGATGATGCTACACCAGACGGACTCACAGAGATGGATTTAAGTTTAAAGAACATCGAGATTACAGGGAACAACCCGAGTTATGCAGTGAGTTACTATGAGAACTTGTCAGATGCGCAATCAGAGACAAGTCCACTACCAACATTATATACCAATACAAGTAACGGACAAATCATCTATGTACGTGTAGAAGATACAGGTACAGGCTGTTATGATACAACAACTTTAGAGTTAGTCGTAGAACAAGCACCAATCGCTAATCCAATACCAACAGCGTTGACCTATTGTGATCCAGACAATGACGGTTTTGGGGTTTTTATGCTAACAGATGCAGATAATGATATTACAGGAGGTGCAGCAGGACTCACCGTGAGTTACCATGAGACTTACGCCAATGCAGACAATAATGTAGATGCCATAGATACCACAGTAGATTACAATAATATTGTAGTTGATGAGCAGACGCTATACGCCAGAGTAGAAAGTGCAACGATAGCGACAGCCTGTGCAACACTAGTAGAGTTACAATTAATCGTAGAACCAAGCCCACAGATTATAGAGCCAACACCATTAGAGGAGTGTGATGATATCTCAGCAGATGGCTTTGCAAGTTTTGATTTAACGACCAAGGCAGACGAAGTCTTAAACGGTGCAGATGCGACAGATTATATTGTAAGCTATTACGAGACGCCAGAAAATGCAAACGACGCTAATAATCCAATAGCCAATCCAACGGCTTATACCAATACAGAAAACACCCAAACAATATGGATACGTGTTGAAGACAGTAGTACTGCGGGAGGCTGTTATAAGGTTACAAGTTTAGTACTTAAAGTCAATCCATTACCAGTATTAGTACAACCAAGCCCATTAGAGGAGTGTGATGTTAACAATCCAGGAGATGAATCAGAAGCCTTTATGCTAGACGACGCCAGAGATGAGATACTCAATGGTCAAACAGGAATTACCCTAACATATTATGAAACACAGGCAGATGCAGACGCAGCAACCAGCCCAATAGGGAGTTCATATACCAATACGAGTAATGCACAGACGATTTATGTAAGAGCAGAGAACGATGATACAGGTTGTTATAGCACCATTACATTAACCTTACGTGTAGATCCAATTCCATCACCAGAACCAGATCCAGACCCTATAGAAGTTTGTGATGATGATAATGATGGTTTTGCAGAATTTGATTTAGAGCAACGCACCATAGAAATTATAAATGGTGAGTTAGATGTTGTGATTAGTTACCATGAAACGGAAGAAGAAGCTAACCTAGGTGATAATCCAATCACAGGCTTATATACTAACATTATGGCGAACAGTCAAATGATTTATGTACGATCAGAGAACACCATCACAGGTTGTTATAGTCTCACCTTAAATACGTTAGAGTTAATTGTAGTTCCATCGCCAGAAGTACCAACAGATATAGCACCTTATGTGTTGTGTGATGATGATGCTAATGGGATGACTCAATTTGATTTAACAACCAAAGCATCAGAGATTTTAGGCACTCAAAGTGCAACAGACGTTATATTGACCTATCATTTGAGCGCAGCCGCAGCAGAAGCAGGTAATAGTGCAATCATTAATGTAGGTAACTATACCAATACAATGAACCCACAGGTTATCTATGTGAGGTTATTCAATCCAACAACAGGTTGTCAAGATACAGGAGAGTTTGAGTTACAAGTAGAATTACCACCAGTAGCAGTGCAACCAACACCATTAGAGGATTGTGATGATTTAGGGGAATCCCCAGGAGATGAGATGACGACTTTTGATTTGACGTTAAAAGACGCAGAGATCACAGGAGGTAATGCCAGTTGGTCTGTAGATTATTATGAGACTGATGCAGATGCTCAGTCGCAGATGAATGCGATACCAGACCCAACCCAATATACAAATACGTCCATAGGAGGTTTACCACAAAACCCACAAACTTTGTACGTAGTGGTAACCGATACAGATACAGGTTGTGTGGACTTCACTACAATGACCATTAGAGTATTACCTAATCCAACTCCAACGGATATACTACCAGATTTAGTGTTATGTGACGATATCAATACAGGAGATGGGGAAGAAGTCTTTGACTTAACAGAAAATGAGATACTGCTATTAAATGGTGAAGTTGGAGTTACACCGACGTATCATGAAACACCAGAAGATGCAGACTCAGGTAGTAATCCAATACTAGATCCAATAAACTATACCAATACACAAACACCACAAACGATTTACGTAAGAGTAACCAATGATGTTACAGGCTGTTATACCATAGTTGATTTTGCGCTCATCGTAAATCCACTACCAGCAGTAATAGCAGTAACAGACTTTATACAATGTGAATTAAATACTGATGGTATCGATAGTTTTGATTTAACAACTAAGGATGCAGAAGTCTTAAATGGTCAAGACCCAATGGAGTTTGTAGTGACCTATCATGAGAGTTTATTAGATGCAGAAGCAGAGATGAATGCCTTAGTAAGCCCTTATACTAATCTTACAAATCCACAAGAGATTTTTGTAACGATAACCAATACAGTAACAGGTTGTTCGATTAGTACACAACGTTTTAATATCCAAGTGGATGAAGCTGCGCAGGCCAATCCAGATATGGAAGCTATTGTGTATGAGGAGTGTGATGATAATATGGGGACTGATGGAAACCCATCAAATGACAGTGTACAATTTGATTTAGCAACTCGCGACCCAGAAGTATTAGACGGTCAAGATCCAGCGAATTATATAGTCACTTATTATGCAACAGAGGACGATGCGAATTTAAATGTAAACCCATTACCTAACCTGTACGAGAATATCGTAAATCCACAGGTGATTTATGCAAGAGTAGATAATAACACGTTAACAGTGATCTCGATTAACTTAGATTTAGCAGGTCTGGCAACAGGCTTAGATTTAGATGGGGATGGCACTATAGATACTTATGATGCAGATGCAGATGGGGTGTTTGATTTGATTGATGTCGATGGAGACGGTATCTCAGATGCTATAGACACCAATGCTGATGGTTTTATAGATTTTGTAGATGTAGATGGAGACGGACAAGGAGACCCAGTAGATATTACCAATGATGGAGTGTTTGATAACCAAGTTGATGGATCAATTTGTTTTGAAGTAGCCGAGTTAACCTTACAGGTAAATCCATTACCAGAATTTGATTTAGAAGACAGTTATATCTTATGTATTGATACCAATGGTACAGAAGTATTAAGTAGTCCAGTATTAGACACAGGCTTATCAGAAACGGATTATAGTTTTGAATGGAGTTACAATGGGGCTATCCTTCCAACAGAAACAGGATCTAGTTTAGCGCCAACCCAAGGTGGAACATATAGTGTTATCGTTACAGATATAAGTACATCGAGTGTTACAAGTTGTGTTAATATGGATAGCACAGAAGTGATAGAAAGTGCACCACCAAGTTTAACAGCAGAAGTGGTAACACAACTATTTGGTGATAATAACGTTATAGAAGCAGTTGCTACTGGAATCGGTGATTATGAATACAGTTTAGATAATGGTCCATGGCAAGATAGTGGTGTGTTTACCAATGTATCCTCAGGGATACGTATAATCACAGCACGCGATAAGATTGGTTGTGGATTAGTCAGTGTAGAAGTACAAGTAATAGATTATCCATTATACTTTACACCAAATGGAGATGGAAACCATGATACTTGGAATATAGAAGGTATTGGAAGTAGTGCAAAAATTTATATATTTGACCGTTATGGAAAATTACTGAAACAACTCAGTCCGACAGGATCGGGTTGGGATGGAACATTTAATGGTAGTTTAATGCCAACAAGTGATTACTGGTTTACAGTTATTTATAACGAACCTATTAATGGTAACCAAAAAGAATTTAAAGCCCATTTTACCCTGAAACGATAA
- a CDS encoding NifU family protein, which yields MSQTKISIIPTSNETILKFEADRFLTNHNSFEFNNIDEAKHSPLAQQLFHLPFVKKVYIASNFIAIERYNIVEWSDVQSEVAVQIEDYLSKDGIVITEDAIKPKAAVTVYAESTPNPSVIKFVSNKVLVPNLYEFSSIEDAKPSPLATALFQFPFVKNIYMEKNFISITKFDIIEWEEITLQLREFIKSYVEEGKTILNDDAPQKLNKTEEAIEQKFEALDDTSKNIVNILEEYVKPAVESDGGNIEFKSYDPNTKKVEVLLQGACSGCPSSTFTLKNGIENMLKEMLNDNAITVNAING from the coding sequence ATGTCGCAGACAAAAATTTCAATAATACCAACGTCTAACGAAACGATTTTAAAGTTTGAAGCTGATCGTTTTCTTACTAATCATAATAGTTTTGAATTCAATAATATTGATGAAGCAAAACACTCACCATTAGCACAGCAATTATTTCACTTACCATTTGTTAAAAAGGTGTATATCGCTTCTAATTTTATTGCTATAGAACGTTATAATATTGTTGAATGGTCCGATGTTCAAAGTGAAGTTGCAGTACAAATTGAAGATTATTTATCAAAAGATGGAATAGTTATTACTGAAGACGCAATTAAACCAAAAGCAGCAGTAACTGTATACGCTGAAAGCACGCCAAACCCAAGTGTTATAAAATTTGTTAGCAATAAAGTTTTAGTACCTAATCTTTATGAATTCTCTTCTATTGAAGATGCTAAACCTTCTCCACTTGCAACTGCTTTATTTCAGTTTCCTTTTGTAAAGAATATATATATGGAAAAGAACTTCATTTCCATTACAAAATTTGACATTATAGAATGGGAAGAAATTACACTTCAGTTACGTGAGTTTATAAAGTCTTATGTTGAAGAGGGTAAAACTATACTTAATGATGATGCCCCTCAAAAACTTAATAAAACAGAAGAAGCTATTGAGCAAAAGTTTGAAGCTTTAGATGACACCTCAAAAAACATAGTAAACATTTTAGAGGAGTATGTTAAACCTGCTGTAGAAAGTGATGGTGGTAATATAGAGTTTAAATCATATGACCCTAATACTAAAAAAGTAGAAGTACTATTACAAGGTGCATGTAGTGGTTGTCCTTCGTCAACCTTTACTTTAAAAAATGGAATAGAGAATATGCTCAAAGAAATGCTTAACGATAACGCAATAACGGTTAATGCAATTAATGGCTAA
- a CDS encoding dodecin family protein, whose product MAVLKVIEVLSNSDKSWEDATKKAVKEASKTVKNIRSVYVQDQSAIVNGDDVTEFRVALKLTFEVK is encoded by the coding sequence ATGGCAGTATTAAAAGTTATTGAAGTATTATCAAATTCAGATAAAAGTTGGGAAGATGCAACTAAAAAGGCTGTGAAAGAAGCTTCTAAAACTGTAAAAAACATTCGTTCTGTGTATGTACAAGATCAAAGTGCAATTGTAAATGGAGACGATGTCACAGAATTTAGAGTGGCTTTAAAATTAACTTTTGAAGTTAAGTAA